The following are encoded together in the Mycobacteriales bacterium genome:
- the rplU gene encoding 50S ribosomal protein L21 produces the protein MYAIVRSGGHQHKVAIGDTLTVDRLAGAPGDSVTLPAVLLVDEGGAITTDADALAKATVTAEVVGEVKGPKISIHLFKNKTGYHRRQGFRAKLTTLRVTGIETGK, from the coding sequence GTGTACGCGATCGTCCGCAGTGGCGGCCACCAGCACAAGGTCGCGATCGGCGACACGTTGACGGTCGACCGGCTCGCCGGCGCGCCCGGTGACTCGGTCACCCTTCCTGCGGTGCTGCTCGTCGACGAGGGCGGCGCCATCACGACCGACGCGGATGCGCTCGCCAAGGCCACCGTCACCGCCGAGGTCGTCGGTGAGGTCAAGGGCCCGAAGATCTCGATCCACCTGTTCAAGAACAAGACCGGCTACCACCGGCGGCAGGGCTTCCGCGCGAAGCTCACGACGCTGCGCGTGACCGGCATCGAAACCGGGAAGTAG
- a CDS encoding TIGR03936 family radical SAM-associated protein has translation MSRQPEGPPPPPVVQRLRVRYAKRGRLRFTSHRDFARAFERALRRSGVPIAFSAGFTPHPKVSYAGAAPTGVASDAEYLEIGLAAVREPAEVRAALDGALPPGLDIVEVVQAPADGGSLADRIEASAWRIVLPGVSAEAAGAALDRLLAADGAPVERLTKDGPRTVDARAVLLSARLANGSPDPEPAEVNARCATLEVVVRHSSPAVRPDDILTALRAIGALSTPVTPVVTRLAQGLVDPTSPEDARRLVDPLSEPGTVRA, from the coding sequence ATGAGCCGGCAGCCGGAAGGGCCGCCACCGCCACCGGTCGTCCAGCGGCTGCGGGTCCGGTACGCCAAGCGCGGGCGGTTGCGCTTCACCAGCCATCGCGACTTCGCCCGCGCGTTCGAACGCGCGCTGCGCCGCTCCGGCGTACCGATCGCGTTCAGCGCCGGCTTCACGCCGCACCCGAAGGTCTCCTACGCCGGGGCCGCGCCGACCGGGGTGGCCTCGGACGCGGAGTACCTCGAGATCGGGCTGGCGGCGGTCCGCGAGCCGGCCGAGGTCCGGGCCGCCCTCGACGGCGCCCTGCCGCCCGGGCTGGACATCGTCGAGGTCGTGCAGGCGCCTGCGGACGGCGGCTCGCTCGCCGACCGGATCGAGGCCTCCGCGTGGCGGATCGTGCTCCCGGGCGTGTCGGCCGAGGCCGCCGGCGCCGCGCTCGACCGCCTGCTGGCGGCGGACGGCGCGCCGGTCGAACGGCTGACCAAGGACGGCCCGCGGACGGTCGATGCGCGGGCTGTGCTGCTCAGCGCGAGGCTCGCGAACGGCTCGCCGGATCCCGAGCCGGCCGAGGTGAACGCCCGATGTGCGACACTGGAAGTGGTCGTGCGGCATTCATCACCCGCTGTTCGACCCGACGACATCTTGACGGCGTTGCGCGCGATCGGCGCACTGTCGACGCCCGTCACCCCCGTGGTGACGCGGCTGGCGCAGGGGCTGGTCGACCCAACGTCGCCGGAGGACGCGAGGCGCCTGGTCGACCCGCTGAGCGAGCCCGGCACGGTCCGGGCGTAG
- a CDS encoding pyridoxamine 5'-phosphate oxidase family protein yields MDVAGRPPMAAGYGIATDAEGMLPFDWAEQRLTESRNYWVCTTRADGRPHAMPVWGLWLDGAVFFSTDPGSVKGRNLAARPDAVVHLESGDELVLAEGRVERISGAEVPAEFADRYDEKYGHRIDLADPSFACYRLRPDRVIAWREKDFPTSATAYSP; encoded by the coding sequence ATGGATGTTGCCGGCCGCCCGCCGATGGCAGCGGGATACGGGATCGCGACCGACGCCGAGGGGATGCTGCCGTTCGACTGGGCTGAGCAGCGGCTGACCGAGTCGCGCAACTACTGGGTCTGCACCACCCGCGCCGACGGCCGCCCCCACGCGATGCCGGTCTGGGGCCTCTGGCTCGACGGAGCCGTTTTCTTCTCGACCGATCCCGGGTCGGTCAAGGGCCGCAACCTTGCCGCTCGGCCCGACGCGGTCGTCCACCTGGAAAGCGGCGACGAGCTGGTCCTCGCCGAGGGTCGCGTCGAACGCATCTCGGGCGCGGAGGTGCCGGCCGAGTTCGCCGACCGGTACGACGAGAAGTACGGCCACCGCATCGATCTCGCCGACCCGTCATTCGCGTGCTACCGGTTGCGCCCGGATCGCGTCATCGCCTGGCGAGAGAAGGACTTCCCGACGTCGGCGACGGCGTACTCGCCGTAA
- the rpmA gene encoding 50S ribosomal protein L27, giving the protein MAHKKGASSSRNGRDSAAQRLGVKRFGGQQVNAGEILVRQRGTHFHPGDNVGRGGDDTLFALVAGAVQFGRRRGRRVVSITTADAAATADSTA; this is encoded by the coding sequence ATGGCTCACAAGAAGGGTGCGTCCTCCAGCCGGAACGGGCGCGACTCCGCTGCCCAGCGACTCGGCGTGAAGCGGTTCGGCGGCCAGCAGGTCAACGCCGGCGAGATCCTCGTCCGCCAGCGCGGCACCCACTTCCACCCGGGCGACAACGTCGGCCGCGGTGGCGATGACACGTTGTTCGCGCTCGTCGCGGGCGCGGTCCAGTTCGGCCGCCGGCGCGGGCGCCGGGTCGTGAGCATCACGACGGCCGACGCCGCCGCGACGGCCGACAGCACGGCCTGA
- a CDS encoding Rne/Rng family ribonuclease, with amino-acid sequence MSRFRAAYGDTSLPSGAPRRSRERTGEYVLDEERNAETTTTNAAGSEPAAPASRRRRSASRPAGPPNPTTSPAAPAAPSAAPAAVGEEQSATPAKRTRKKAAPAAGAGSTDTAAAPAKRTRRKAAAATTGSEEASSTVEPARPAAKATAAPAVLFQPPPSEPAPPRRRAKAAPAADSESGSSEASGAAGETPADGESDDGARSGRRRRGRRGRGGRGGSGEAADAADEATEDGGSGEAAGEADADGADGDDSPAGSRRRRRRRRRSGSGDGDEAGDSDDPPNTVVHVREPRKATDDGVRGVKGSTRMEAKRQRRRDGRETGRRRPAIITEAEFLARREAVERVMVVRQGDERTQIAVLEDGILVEHYVTRKNAASMVGNVYLGKVQNVLPSMEAAFVDIGRGRNAVLYAGEVNYDASALEGKPPRIEQALKSGQSVLVQVTKDPIGHKGGRLTSQVSLPGRYMVYVPDGRLSGISRKLPDTERSRLKSILKRLTPEDAGVIIRTAAEGATEEALERDLNRLKAQWEVIDTKSKSASAPSLIYSEPDLVIRVVRDIFNEDFSSLVVQGADEWDTIDNYVRWVAPDLAERTKRWDEPSDVFEAYRVDEQLAKALERKVWLPSGGYLVIDRTEAMVVVDVNTGKFTGRGGNLEETVTKNNLEAAEEIVRQLRLRDLGGIIVIDFIDMVLESNRDLVLRRLLECLGRDRTRHQVAEVTSLGLVQMTRKRVGEGLLESFSETCPECGGSGVILTFDPVAGKRPKKAAKATSGKDGKRSGSGSGKSAKSKAGDADAGASAEGNAGAKGGRKRRNASPDGESAAASEAATGAEAATGAEAAAEPLAATP; translated from the coding sequence GTGAGCCGCTTTCGAGCGGCGTACGGCGACACCTCGCTCCCGAGCGGGGCGCCAAGGCGCTCCCGGGAACGGACAGGAGAGTACGTGCTCGACGAAGAGCGCAACGCAGAAACCACTACCACCAACGCTGCAGGCAGCGAGCCCGCCGCCCCCGCCAGCCGGCGGCGGCGTTCCGCCAGCCGGCCGGCCGGCCCGCCGAACCCCACGACATCGCCGGCGGCACCGGCAGCGCCGAGCGCAGCGCCGGCCGCGGTCGGCGAGGAGCAGTCGGCAACGCCGGCCAAGCGCACCCGCAAGAAGGCCGCGCCGGCAGCTGGGGCCGGCTCGACCGATACGGCCGCTGCCCCGGCGAAGCGGACCCGGCGTAAGGCCGCCGCGGCCACTACCGGGTCCGAAGAGGCCTCGTCGACCGTCGAGCCGGCCCGGCCGGCGGCAAAGGCCACCGCGGCTCCGGCCGTGTTGTTCCAACCGCCGCCGTCGGAGCCGGCGCCGCCACGCCGCCGCGCGAAGGCCGCGCCCGCGGCCGACTCCGAGTCCGGATCGTCCGAGGCCTCGGGAGCTGCGGGAGAAACCCCAGCCGACGGTGAGTCGGACGATGGCGCTCGCTCTGGCCGGCGCCGCCGCGGCCGCCGTGGTCGCGGTGGCCGGGGCGGCAGCGGCGAGGCGGCCGACGCCGCTGACGAAGCCACCGAGGACGGTGGGTCCGGCGAGGCAGCTGGCGAAGCCGACGCGGACGGCGCGGACGGTGACGACTCGCCCGCCGGCAGCCGCCGCCGGCGGCGCCGCCGGCGGCGTTCGGGCTCGGGAGACGGCGACGAAGCCGGCGACTCCGACGATCCCCCGAACACCGTCGTCCATGTGCGAGAGCCACGCAAGGCCACCGATGACGGCGTACGCGGGGTCAAGGGATCGACCCGTATGGAGGCGAAGCGGCAACGCCGCCGTGACGGGCGGGAGACCGGTCGCCGCCGCCCGGCGATCATCACCGAGGCGGAGTTCCTCGCCCGCCGCGAGGCGGTCGAGCGGGTCATGGTGGTCCGCCAGGGCGACGAGCGCACGCAGATCGCGGTGCTCGAGGACGGCATCCTGGTCGAGCACTACGTCACCCGCAAGAACGCCGCGTCGATGGTCGGCAACGTCTATCTCGGCAAGGTGCAGAACGTGCTGCCGAGCATGGAGGCGGCATTCGTCGACATCGGCCGCGGCCGCAACGCCGTGCTGTACGCCGGCGAGGTCAACTACGACGCGAGCGCGCTGGAAGGCAAGCCGCCGCGGATCGAGCAGGCGCTCAAGAGCGGCCAGTCGGTCCTCGTGCAGGTCACCAAGGACCCGATCGGGCACAAGGGTGGCCGGCTCACCAGCCAGGTCAGCCTGCCCGGCCGCTACATGGTCTACGTGCCGGACGGCCGGCTGTCGGGGATCAGCCGCAAGCTGCCGGACACCGAGCGGTCCCGGCTGAAGAGCATCCTCAAACGGCTCACGCCGGAGGACGCGGGCGTGATCATCCGTACGGCGGCGGAGGGCGCTACCGAGGAGGCACTCGAACGCGACCTCAACCGGCTGAAGGCGCAGTGGGAGGTCATCGACACCAAGTCGAAGTCCGCCAGCGCCCCGAGCCTGATCTACAGCGAACCCGACCTGGTGATCCGCGTCGTACGAGACATCTTCAACGAGGACTTCAGCTCACTCGTCGTGCAGGGCGCGGACGAGTGGGACACCATCGACAACTACGTGCGCTGGGTCGCGCCCGACCTTGCCGAGCGGACCAAGCGCTGGGACGAGCCGAGCGACGTCTTCGAGGCGTATCGAGTCGACGAGCAGCTGGCCAAAGCGCTGGAGCGCAAGGTTTGGCTGCCGAGCGGTGGCTACCTGGTGATCGACCGCACCGAAGCCATGGTGGTCGTCGACGTCAACACCGGGAAGTTCACCGGCCGCGGCGGCAACCTCGAAGAGACGGTGACCAAGAACAACCTCGAGGCGGCGGAGGAGATCGTGCGCCAGCTTCGGCTGCGCGACCTCGGCGGGATCATCGTCATCGACTTCATCGACATGGTGCTCGAGAGCAACCGCGACCTGGTGCTGCGTCGCCTGCTCGAGTGCCTCGGGCGCGACCGTACCCGCCATCAGGTCGCCGAGGTCACCTCGCTCGGTCTGGTTCAGATGACCCGCAAGCGGGTCGGCGAAGGCCTGCTCGAGTCCTTCAGCGAGACCTGCCCGGAGTGCGGCGGCAGCGGCGTGATCCTCACCTTCGACCCGGTCGCCGGCAAGCGGCCGAAGAAGGCGGCGAAGGCCACGTCGGGCAAGGACGGCAAGCGATCCGGATCGGGCTCGGGGAAGTCTGCGAAGTCGAAGGCGGGCGACGCCGATGCCGGGGCTTCCGCGGAAGGGAACGCTGGGGCCAAGGGTGGCCGCAAGCGCCGCAACGCCTCGCCCGACGGCGAGTCCGCGGCCGCGAGCGAGGCCGCGACGGGGGCCGAGGCCGCGACGGGGGCCGAGGCAGCAGCGGAGCCGCTCGCCGCGACCCCCTAA
- the proB gene encoding glutamate 5-kinase, with protein MRMSRDVVASAERIVVKVGSSSLAHEKGGIDVERLDRLVDAIAGRVAGGTQVVLVSSGAIAAGLEPLGLANRPRDLATQQAAASVGQGMLVARYSAAFARHALTVGQVLLTADDVVRRAHYRNAARTFERLLGLGIVPVVNENDTVATEEIRFGDNDRLAALVTHIVNAGALVLLSDVDGVYDTDPAHGPARRVSDVRDGADLAQVRLGKAGRRGVGSGGMATKVAAAQIAAGAGVPTLLAHADQAAAALEGADVGTCFHPTGRRAPARLLWLAHATNARGSVRLDPGAVAAVVERRTSLLPAGIVAVEGEFSAGDPVDLLDPAGFAVARGLVAYDADELPALLGRSTRELGETLGAAYSREVVHRDDLVILDP; from the coding sequence CTGCGCATGAGCAGGGACGTCGTCGCGAGCGCCGAACGGATCGTCGTCAAGGTCGGCTCGTCGTCACTCGCCCACGAGAAGGGCGGGATCGACGTCGAGCGGCTCGACCGCCTGGTCGACGCGATCGCGGGTCGGGTGGCGGGTGGTACCCAGGTCGTGCTGGTGTCCTCGGGTGCGATCGCGGCCGGGCTCGAGCCGCTCGGACTGGCCAACCGCCCACGCGACCTCGCGACCCAGCAGGCCGCGGCGAGCGTCGGTCAGGGCATGCTGGTCGCCCGCTACAGCGCGGCGTTTGCGCGCCACGCGCTCACCGTCGGCCAGGTGCTGCTCACCGCCGACGACGTCGTACGTCGCGCTCACTACCGCAACGCGGCGCGCACGTTCGAGCGGCTGCTCGGCCTTGGCATCGTGCCGGTCGTCAACGAGAACGACACGGTGGCGACCGAGGAGATTCGCTTCGGGGACAACGACCGGTTGGCTGCCCTCGTCACACACATCGTCAACGCGGGCGCGTTGGTTTTGCTCTCCGACGTCGATGGCGTCTACGACACCGACCCGGCGCACGGCCCGGCCCGCCGCGTGAGCGACGTGCGGGACGGCGCCGATCTCGCCCAGGTGCGGCTCGGGAAGGCCGGCCGGCGAGGGGTGGGCAGCGGCGGGATGGCGACGAAGGTGGCCGCCGCGCAGATCGCCGCCGGGGCCGGCGTCCCGACGCTCCTGGCGCACGCGGACCAGGCTGCGGCGGCGCTGGAGGGCGCCGACGTGGGGACGTGTTTCCACCCAACCGGCCGCCGCGCCCCTGCGCGGCTGCTGTGGCTCGCGCACGCGACGAACGCCCGCGGCAGCGTCCGGCTCGATCCGGGAGCGGTGGCGGCCGTCGTCGAGCGGCGTACCTCGCTGTTGCCGGCGGGGATCGTGGCGGTCGAGGGAGAGTTCTCGGCCGGCGACCCGGTTGACCTGCTCGACCCGGCCGGGTTCGCGGTGGCCCGCGGGCTAGTGGCGTACGACGCCGACGAGCTGCCCGCGTTGCTCGGGCGCTCGACCCGCGAGCTGGGCGAGACGCTGGGTGCGGCGTACTCCCGCGAGGTCGTGCATCGCGACGACCTGGTCATCCTCGACCCCTGA